Proteins encoded within one genomic window of Thiothrix litoralis:
- a CDS encoding tyrosine-type recombinase/integrase has translation MSDTDSEQAPTPDNAPKHTASTDKEAQTAPSKDKLYRLTYGDGLQLEVRPNGKKYWIHRYINPTTKKQTVYTIGQYRNDKKPPHVSLLQARTKLYEIKGLIKQGIDANTHRHRTKIQETANTFKEVALEWHDNQLNRWTESNAAQVLRCLEADIFPNIGGRAIASLDALDFLQVIRIKEGKGALDKAAKVKQRMSAVMRYAVATGKVKYNPIPDLGVAMKAKPKDKHFNALNLGNLPDFLRELAAYRPEVTRRALQFTLLTFARTGTIRAAQWQEIDWDNAMWNIPAEHMKMHQAHIIPLSRQALKLLEEVRVFTGDSEFIFYANPNDITKGLSANALLAVLRHMGWNDRTTVHGFRALASSVLHESGYPPHIIEKQLAHADHNKIAGAYRYMAQYMPERVAMMQFWADFLDSQQHGAKVIPFRTHAAT, from the coding sequence ATGAGTGATACAGATTCAGAACAAGCCCCAACCCCTGATAATGCACCAAAGCACACGGCAAGCACTGACAAAGAGGCGCAAACCGCCCCATCGAAAGATAAGCTTTACCGGCTGACCTATGGCGACGGCTTGCAACTGGAAGTTAGACCCAACGGTAAAAAGTACTGGATTCACCGCTACATTAACCCGACCACCAAAAAGCAGACTGTTTACACCATAGGGCAGTACCGCAACGACAAGAAACCGCCTCACGTTAGCTTGTTGCAGGCGCGTACCAAGCTGTACGAAATCAAGGGATTGATCAAGCAGGGCATAGACGCAAACACCCATAGACACCGCACCAAGATTCAGGAAACCGCCAACACCTTCAAAGAGGTGGCGCTTGAATGGCACGATAACCAGTTAAACCGCTGGACTGAGAGCAACGCGGCGCAAGTGTTGCGATGTTTGGAGGCGGATATATTCCCCAACATAGGCGGGCGGGCGATTGCCTCACTGGATGCGCTCGACTTCCTGCAAGTTATCCGCATCAAGGAAGGGAAGGGCGCATTAGACAAGGCGGCAAAGGTCAAGCAGCGTATGAGCGCGGTAATGCGCTATGCAGTCGCCACGGGCAAGGTTAAATACAACCCCATACCTGACTTGGGTGTAGCCATGAAAGCCAAACCCAAAGACAAGCACTTTAACGCTTTGAACCTGGGCAACTTGCCTGACTTTTTGCGGGAGTTGGCAGCATACCGACCTGAAGTAACCCGGCGGGCGTTACAGTTCACCTTGTTGACGTTTGCGCGAACTGGCACGATCAGAGCGGCGCAATGGCAGGAAATCGACTGGGATAACGCAATGTGGAACATTCCAGCCGAACACATGAAGATGCACCAAGCGCATATCATCCCGCTATCACGTCAAGCCTTGAAGTTGTTGGAAGAGGTGCGCGTGTTCACGGGTGATTCTGAATTTATCTTTTACGCCAACCCTAACGACATAACCAAAGGGCTAAGCGCTAATGCATTGCTGGCGGTGTTGCGTCACATGGGATGGAATGATCGAACCACCGTTCACGGTTTCCGGGCGCTTGCATCCAGTGTGTTGCATGAATCCGGTTATCCGCCTCACATCATTGAAAAGCAACTGGCACACGCTGACCACAACAAGATAGCGGGCGCTTATCGCTACATGGCGCAATACATGCCAGAACGGGTAGCAATGATGCAGTTTTGGGCGGATTTCCTCGACTCACAGCAACACGGTGCAAAAGTAATCCCATTCCGCACCCATGCCGCCACCTAA
- a CDS encoding helix-turn-helix transcriptional regulator: MLNIHKPDPAINLDEIKQLTGFSKTTIYDHIKNGKFPAGFLVSSRARRWMLSDVEAWLKSKREQSA; the protein is encoded by the coding sequence ATGCTAAATATCCATAAACCCGACCCCGCGATAAATCTCGATGAAATCAAGCAATTAACGGGGTTTTCCAAAACGACGATTTACGACCACATAAAAAACGGCAAGTTCCCGGCTGGATTTTTGGTATCGAGTCGGGCGCGTCGCTGGATGCTTTCGGACGTGGAAGCTTGGCTAAAGTCCAAACGGGAGCAATCCGCATGA
- a CDS encoding toprim domain-containing protein has product MSETKKSPTSGQAGRASGASRFTTDPSKYSTNTIIDAFRKALIEHIGVAPDRIEADGKIHRFSTNGKKDDKSGRYVLHIDNGIPAGYFQCYRQDIKRTWRAGRDLVPDLTAEERQAMREQAEQTKAIKQRQETKKQQEAATRAVSIWRASGSAPFDYPYLEKKNIKPNGARIDGASIINPMYDVSGRLWNLQRIFSDGSKRFLAGGRKRGLFTVLGGVKLATEARALVVEGWATGCTVAAIEPGTPVIVAFDAGNLAPVVGAVLGRFPGLKLVIVADDDRKTERLKGKNVGIEKALAVAAQYPAVSVVVPDFPINAPLELSDVNDLVSWRNQ; this is encoded by the coding sequence ATGTCAGAGACAAAAAAAAGCCCAACCAGCGGGCAAGCTGGCAGGGCTTCGGGGGCGTCAAGATTCACGACTGACCCCTCGAAGTATAGTACAAACACCATCATCGACGCATTCAGAAAAGCATTGATTGAACACATCGGAGTTGCGCCTGACCGGATCGAAGCCGACGGGAAAATTCACCGTTTCAGCACCAACGGCAAGAAAGACGATAAATCAGGCCGCTATGTTTTGCACATTGATAACGGTATCCCGGCGGGGTACTTCCAGTGCTACCGCCAAGACATTAAGCGGACGTGGCGGGCAGGCCGTGACCTTGTGCCAGACCTGACAGCCGAAGAGCGCCAAGCCATGCGTGAACAGGCGGAACAGACAAAGGCAATCAAGCAACGCCAAGAAACCAAAAAGCAACAAGAGGCAGCTACCAGAGCCGTGAGTATCTGGCGTGCCTCTGGTTCAGCGCCATTTGATTACCCTTATCTGGAAAAGAAAAACATCAAACCAAACGGCGCAAGGATAGACGGGGCGTCGATCATAAACCCGATGTACGACGTATCCGGGCGCTTGTGGAACTTGCAACGCATCTTCAGCGACGGATCCAAGCGTTTCCTTGCTGGTGGGCGCAAGCGTGGCTTGTTCACCGTGTTGGGTGGCGTGAAGCTGGCAACAGAGGCGCGGGCGCTGGTAGTGGAAGGGTGGGCGACGGGTTGCACCGTAGCCGCGATTGAACCGGGTACACCTGTCATCGTGGCGTTTGATGCGGGCAACCTTGCCCCTGTGGTCGGTGCAGTGCTGGGCAGGTTCCCCGGCCTGAAACTGGTAATCGTGGCGGATGATGACCGCAAAACCGAAAGGCTCAAGGGGAAAAACGTTGGCATTGAAAAGGCGCTGGCAGTAGCGGCGCAATACCCGGCGGTTTCTGTTGTCGTGCCTGACTTCCCCATTAATGCACCGTTGGAGCTTTCCGACGTAAACGACCTTGTGTCGTGGCGCAACCAATAA
- the mutY gene encoding A/G-specific adenine glycosylase yields the protein MIPEFANKVLIWFDQHGRKDLPWQQHPTPYRVWVSEIMLQQTQVATVIPYYGRFMQRFPDVLTLADAPQDDVLKLWEGLGYYSRARNLHKTAQRVRDEYACVFPTDRADMETLSGIGRSTAAAILSLSHGQAHAILDGNVKRVLARYHAVAGWSGEPRTLKQLWEHAEHHLPTQRNADYTQAMMDMGATLCTRSKPLCLLCPLQDGCKAFQQGKPQDYPGKRPKKDLPEKTALALLLRNSDGELLLQHRPPTGIWGGLWSFPEFADETAMADWLAQHFAQTCIVAARLPTLTHTFSHYRLHLQPLQVDLDAHPARIMEGNGWLWYKADTHFTGGLSAAVRQFFQNIE from the coding sequence ATGATTCCTGAATTTGCTAATAAAGTGCTGATCTGGTTCGACCAGCACGGGCGGAAAGACTTGCCATGGCAGCAACATCCTACCCCTTACCGTGTGTGGGTGTCGGAAATCATGTTGCAACAAACTCAGGTTGCCACCGTTATCCCCTATTACGGGCGCTTCATGCAGCGTTTCCCCGATGTACTGACCTTAGCCGATGCACCACAAGACGATGTGCTGAAACTGTGGGAAGGCTTGGGCTATTACAGCCGCGCCCGCAACTTGCACAAAACCGCACAGCGGGTACGCGACGAGTACGCCTGCGTATTCCCCACCGATAGGGCTGACATGGAAACCTTATCGGGTATCGGGCGTTCCACCGCTGCCGCCATCCTCTCCCTCAGCCACGGGCAAGCACACGCCATTCTGGACGGCAACGTCAAGCGCGTCTTGGCACGTTACCACGCCGTCGCAGGCTGGAGCGGCGAACCCCGCACCCTCAAACAGCTCTGGGAACATGCTGAACACCACTTGCCCACCCAGCGCAATGCCGACTACACCCAGGCGATGATGGATATGGGTGCAACCTTGTGTACCCGCAGCAAACCGCTGTGCCTGCTATGTCCGTTACAAGACGGCTGCAAGGCTTTCCAGCAAGGCAAACCACAAGACTACCCCGGCAAGCGCCCCAAAAAAGACTTACCCGAAAAAACTGCGCTCGCCTTGTTGCTACGTAATAGCGATGGTGAGCTGCTACTCCAGCACCGCCCGCCTACCGGCATTTGGGGTGGCTTATGGAGCTTTCCCGAATTTGCCGATGAAACGGCTATGGCAGACTGGCTAGCGCAGCACTTCGCCCAAACCTGCATAGTAGCGGCACGTTTGCCAACACTGACCCACACTTTTTCGCATTACCGCCTGCATTTACAGCCCTTACAGGTCGATTTAGACGCGCACCCTGCACGGATAATGGAAGGCAACGGCTGGCTCTGGTATAAAGCAGACACACATTTTACTGGCGGGCTATCAGCCGCAGTCCGGCAGTTTTTCCAGAACATTGAGTAA